A stretch of Thermodesulfobacteriota bacterium DNA encodes these proteins:
- the rplL gene encoding 50S ribosomal protein L7/L12 gives MAKVTKEDVIDFIENMTVLELSGFIKELQEKFGVSALAPVAVAPTGQAPTEAVAEEKTEFNIILKAVGDKKIQVIKVVRALTGLGLKEAKELVESAPKAIKEGVLKAEIEDIKKQLEEVGATVEVE, from the coding sequence ATGGCAAAAGTTACTAAAGAAGATGTTATTGATTTTATAGAGAATATGACAGTTCTGGAGCTTTCGGGATTTATAAAAGAATTGCAAGAGAAATTTGGTGTTTCAGCCTTAGCCCCGGTTGCTGTTGCGCCCACCGGTCAGGCACCGACCGAAGCAGTTGCTGAAGAAAAAACAGAATTTAATATAATACTGAAAGCAGTGGGGGATAAAAAAATCCAAGTTATTAAAGTAGTTAGAGCCCTTACAGGACTGGGGTTAAAAGAAGCTAAGGAGTTGGTTGAGAGTGCACCTAAAGCTATTAAGGAAGGGGTTCTTAAAGCAGAGATTGAAGATATTAAGAAACAATTAGAAGAAGTAGGAGCTACTGTAGAGGTTGAATAG